Proteins encoded by one window of Dietzia sp. B32:
- a CDS encoding TetR family transcriptional regulator: protein MDVMSGVPADGAVPTKDAKTAMIEIAEELIGQRGLDRVSMRDVATAAGQRNNSAVQYHFGSRDGLILQVLRRRLTALDAVRQQRLVEIDEKGLGADLTSLVRVLLEPIVDLLRAQPESTYYARFLQRVGPVMAPGIPEAQLRTATDDVVVRLMDVCSHLPRRVAFERIDLATQMFTGALAVYEDRRDARNTVVNSEFEKVVAHLYDMVEAALRARIGSHEAPAGAGGDRLQAGEAGDHVQAGEATGAATAPVTGSDASA from the coding sequence ATGGACGTGATGAGTGGTGTTCCGGCCGACGGTGCCGTCCCGACGAAGGACGCCAAGACGGCGATGATCGAGATCGCCGAGGAGTTGATCGGCCAACGGGGCCTGGACAGGGTCTCGATGCGCGATGTCGCCACCGCCGCGGGGCAGCGCAACAACTCGGCGGTGCAGTACCACTTCGGCAGCCGCGACGGACTCATCCTGCAGGTGCTGCGCCGTCGGTTGACCGCCCTCGACGCGGTCCGCCAGCAGCGACTCGTGGAGATCGACGAGAAGGGTCTGGGTGCCGATCTCACGTCACTGGTGCGGGTTCTCTTAGAGCCGATCGTCGACCTGCTCCGGGCTCAACCCGAATCCACCTACTACGCGCGGTTCCTGCAGCGGGTCGGACCGGTCATGGCCCCCGGCATCCCGGAGGCGCAGCTGCGCACCGCCACCGACGACGTGGTGGTCCGCCTCATGGACGTGTGCTCCCACCTGCCGCGACGGGTGGCGTTCGAGCGTATAGACCTGGCGACCCAGATGTTCACCGGCGCGCTCGCGGTCTACGAGGATCGCCGGGACGCGCGGAACACCGTGGTCAACAGCGAGTTCGAGAAAGTCGTCGCCCACCTCTACGACATGGTCGAGGCCGCGTTGCGCGCCAGGATCGGATCCCACGAGGCCCCTGCCGGGGCCGGGGGAGACCGCCTCCAGGCCGGGGAGGCGGGAGACCACGTCCAGGCCGGGGAGGCCACCGGCGCGGCGACGGCGCCTGTCACCGGGTCAGACGCGTCCGCGTAG
- a CDS encoding aspartate dehydrogenase domain-containing protein, producing MTPPISPSSEPASGLPRDPSTGPADRPAPSRPRVVSVIGAGAIGAAVIEALERGDVPGALLGDVLRSRSSDEEITSAIETADVVVEASSVEAAEKFIPRVTAGGKDIVVCSCGVFARHEDPRDLLAPGSGAGRVLVPAGAIGGLDILSAAARAGADDAHLRHYTIKSPAALNVDEQLAESREVFRGSARKAALEFPLTSNASVALALATLGLDRTEVIVVADPQVRRTRHVVEWESPMGSYELQFENSVDPDSGGRTSAITAWSVAEVLASLGAGAGPGVVVLGQDPGRG from the coding sequence ATGACCCCTCCGATCTCCCCCTCCTCCGAGCCGGCGTCGGGCCTGCCCCGCGACCCCTCGACCGGGCCCGCTGACCGACCCGCGCCCAGCCGACCGCGGGTGGTGTCGGTGATCGGCGCCGGAGCGATCGGAGCCGCGGTCATCGAGGCGCTCGAGCGGGGCGACGTCCCCGGCGCCCTGCTCGGCGATGTGCTCCGTTCGCGTAGCTCGGACGAGGAGATCACCAGCGCGATCGAGACGGCCGACGTCGTGGTCGAGGCCAGCAGCGTCGAGGCTGCCGAGAAGTTCATCCCGCGCGTGACGGCCGGCGGAAAGGACATCGTCGTGTGCTCCTGCGGGGTGTTCGCCCGTCACGAGGACCCGCGCGACCTCCTCGCGCCCGGGTCCGGCGCCGGGCGCGTGCTGGTGCCCGCCGGAGCGATCGGCGGGCTCGACATCCTCTCCGCTGCGGCACGCGCGGGCGCCGACGACGCCCACCTGCGGCACTACACCATCAAGAGCCCGGCCGCCCTGAACGTCGACGAGCAGCTCGCGGAGAGCCGGGAGGTGTTCCGCGGCTCGGCCCGCAAGGCGGCGCTGGAGTTCCCGCTCACGTCCAACGCGTCGGTCGCGCTCGCGTTGGCCACGCTGGGGCTGGATCGGACCGAGGTGATCGTGGTCGCCGATCCCCAGGTGCGGCGCACCCGCCACGTCGTGGAGTGGGAATCACCGATGGGGAGCTACGAGCTGCAGTTCGAGAACTCCGTGGACCCCGACTCCGGCGGCCGCACCTCGGCGATCACCGCCTGGTCGGTCGCGGAGGTCCTCGCCTCGCTCGGCGCGGGCGCGGGGCCGGGCGTGGTGGTGCTCGGCCAGGACCCGGGTCGCGGGTAG
- a CDS encoding EthD family reductase produces the protein MITLTVLYPTPEDVEKFDEYYIGTHIPLAHKVPGLEDAKVTRFLPGPDGSAPEFHLMAQLYFADAEAMGAAMSTEEGRALVADGANLDVTPSMLVGSTE, from the coding sequence TTGATCACCCTCACCGTCCTGTACCCCACGCCCGAGGACGTCGAGAAGTTCGACGAGTACTACATCGGGACGCACATCCCCCTCGCCCACAAGGTGCCCGGCCTCGAGGATGCCAAGGTCACCCGCTTCCTGCCCGGCCCGGACGGATCCGCACCCGAATTCCACCTCATGGCCCAGCTGTACTTCGCGGACGCCGAGGCGATGGGTGCTGCGATGTCCACCGAGGAGGGCCGGGCCCTGGTGGCGGACGGCGCCAACCTCGACGTCACCCCGTCCATGCTCGTCGGCAGCACCGAGTAG
- a CDS encoding SRPBCC family protein, translating to MTAITTVDRGPRVVARSVTVNAPAEELFALVTDPRKHGLVDGSGTVRDNIKGPSTLSEGAKFTTSMSMYGVPYRITSTVTEYIDKPDQKVIEWAHPAGHRWRWEFTPTADGRTEVTESFDNRTSKIGKFFEKVGVADQNAAGITETLSRLAAKYEAAG from the coding sequence ATGACAGCCATCACCACCGTCGACCGCGGCCCCCGCGTCGTCGCCCGCAGCGTCACCGTCAACGCCCCCGCCGAGGAGCTGTTCGCGCTCGTCACAGACCCGCGGAAGCACGGACTCGTCGACGGGTCGGGAACGGTCCGCGACAACATCAAGGGCCCGTCGACCCTGTCCGAGGGCGCCAAGTTCACCACCTCGATGAGCATGTACGGCGTCCCGTACCGCATCACCAGCACGGTCACCGAGTACATCGACAAGCCCGACCAGAAGGTCATCGAGTGGGCGCACCCCGCCGGCCACCGCTGGCGCTGGGAGTTCACCCCGACCGCGGACGGGCGCACCGAGGTCACCGAGAGCTTCGACAACCGGACCTCGAAGATCGGGAAGTTCTTCGAGAAGGTCGGCGTCGCGGACCAGAACGCCGCCGGGATCACCGAGACGCTTTCGCGCCTGGCGGCGAAGTACGAGGCCGCGGGTTAG
- a CDS encoding TetR/AcrR family transcriptional regulator, with the protein MVSGPSPTPASDAIDGRRRRIPKGEVQRQGILDGFEKLLGEMPALDISVKDITEAAGIKRPNFYFYFESKDDVLGELVGRAWDAWVQTIGSYHRRAGEPHSDYFDRLFGQSYAAWVEHDQVMVAGVQATGYDDKVRARWTELVTGLNRHLSEQMGRDAEAGLISPLSDDHGAIVERLTDMIVMAFYKDRSLKPAEAESARMLASVKAIWLGSWGVADVR; encoded by the coding sequence ATGGTTTCCGGCCCGTCACCGACACCGGCCTCCGACGCGATCGACGGCCGTCGCCGGCGTATCCCGAAGGGTGAGGTGCAGCGGCAGGGGATCCTCGACGGCTTCGAGAAGCTGCTCGGCGAGATGCCGGCGCTGGACATCTCGGTCAAGGACATCACCGAGGCCGCCGGGATCAAGCGGCCGAACTTCTACTTCTACTTCGAGTCCAAGGACGACGTTCTGGGTGAGTTGGTCGGCCGGGCGTGGGATGCCTGGGTGCAGACCATCGGGAGCTACCACCGCCGGGCCGGGGAACCGCATTCCGACTACTTCGATAGGTTGTTCGGCCAGTCCTACGCCGCGTGGGTGGAACACGACCAGGTGATGGTGGCGGGTGTCCAGGCGACGGGATACGACGACAAGGTGAGGGCCCGCTGGACCGAACTGGTGACCGGGTTGAATCGTCACCTCTCGGAGCAGATGGGGCGGGACGCGGAGGCCGGTCTGATCTCCCCATTGTCCGATGACCACGGGGCGATCGTGGAGAGGCTGACGGACATGATCGTCATGGCGTTCTACAAGGACCGCTCGCTCAAGCCCGCCGAGGCCGAGTCGGCCCGGATGCTTGCGTCCGTCAAGGCGATCTGGCTCGGGTCGTGGGGAGTGGCGGACGTCCGGTGA
- a CDS encoding NAD(P)/FAD-dependent oxidoreductase: protein MPASFDTVIIGAGNAGVSLAARLQRDGVRGIALIDPSPIHRYRPMLNYAAAGQARMSRYERPLATVVPDGVELIPHAATRVDPDARTVTLESGASVSYSDLVLCPGLTPHWDDIPGLQDAFVDGWAVSAHVPEYAGRACAALVREREGTVVFSVPPEPASCGGTVLKAMFLACDRWRRKEVLDRIDVHLVTPFGGLLGLEEIDARLQPFIEDYGITVHANTRVAAVDHRARTVSLDGPAPVTLEQVNLAYVTPHSRTPRFVAQSELATSDASALVDVDPRTLRHARFETVWGLGDAATVGTRPSGGALRDQVAVVADNLRAAREGGALTEYDGYTVIPVAVSRNRLVLDEHDRDGRPAPSVRGIDLTAPRRMTYVFDRFVQPVVYFRRLLRGRV from the coding sequence ATGCCTGCCTCCTTCGACACCGTGATCATCGGGGCGGGCAACGCCGGGGTCTCCCTGGCCGCTCGCCTCCAGCGCGACGGCGTACGCGGCATCGCGCTCATCGACCCCAGCCCGATCCACCGCTACCGGCCGATGCTCAACTACGCCGCGGCGGGGCAGGCCCGCATGTCCCGCTACGAGCGGCCCCTGGCGACGGTCGTCCCGGACGGGGTCGAACTCATACCGCACGCGGCGACCCGCGTCGATCCGGACGCCCGGACCGTCACACTCGAGAGCGGCGCGTCCGTCAGTTACAGCGACCTCGTCCTGTGCCCCGGGCTCACCCCGCACTGGGACGATATCCCGGGACTGCAGGACGCCTTCGTCGACGGCTGGGCGGTGTCGGCCCACGTACCCGAGTACGCCGGCCGCGCGTGTGCCGCCCTGGTCCGCGAGCGCGAGGGGACCGTGGTGTTCTCGGTGCCGCCCGAGCCCGCGTCCTGTGGCGGGACGGTACTCAAGGCGATGTTCCTGGCGTGCGACCGGTGGCGGCGCAAGGAGGTCCTCGACCGGATCGACGTGCACCTGGTGACCCCGTTCGGAGGGCTGCTCGGACTGGAGGAGATCGACGCGCGGCTGCAACCGTTCATCGAGGACTACGGCATCACCGTCCACGCGAACACGCGGGTGGCCGCCGTCGACCACCGGGCCAGAACCGTTTCGCTGGACGGCCCGGCCCCGGTGACGCTCGAGCAGGTCAACCTGGCCTACGTCACCCCGCACAGCCGCACCCCCCGGTTCGTCGCCCAGTCGGAGCTGGCGACATCCGATGCCTCCGCACTCGTCGACGTGGACCCCCGCACCCTGCGGCACGCCCGGTTCGAGACCGTGTGGGGCCTCGGGGACGCCGCGACTGTCGGCACTCGGCCGTCCGGTGGTGCGTTGCGCGACCAGGTCGCGGTGGTGGCGGACAATCTGCGCGCCGCCCGCGAGGGTGGAGCCCTGACGGAGTACGACGGCTACACCGTCATCCCCGTGGCCGTGAGCAGGAACCGACTGGTGCTCGACGAGCACGACCGGGACGGCCGGCCCGCCCCGTCGGTGCGCGGGATCGACCTCACGGCCCCCAGGCGGATGACCTACGTGTTCGACCGGTTCGTCCAGCCCGTCGTGTACTTCCGCAGACTGCTACGCGGACGCGTCTGA
- the pgi gene encoding glucose-6-phosphate isomerase, giving the protein MDRDISTTDEWRALEALAASTGETTLRRLFDRDPDRGTRLGVTAGDLYVDLSKNLVTDEVVTALLGLARVADLPGRRAAMFRGDRINTPEDRAVLHTALRRDADDTLTQDGRDVIVDVHETLRTMTAFAERVRSGEWTGYTGKRITTVLNIGIGGSDLGPAMVDRALRPLQTAGITAHYVSNVDPRDLDSTLAEIDPETTLVIVASKTFTTQETLANAHAARRWFLDRLGAEDAVAAHFVAVSTASDEVAAFGIAEEAVFGFWDWVGGRFSVGSAIGLSCMITLGPGVFTEFLEGMSTIDEHFATAADDRNAPLLMGLLGVWYTTFLGAQTKAVIPYAHDLARFPAYLQQLTMESLGKSARLDGSPVGYPTGEIYWGEPGTNGQHAFFQLLHQGTHLVPVDFIGLARPAGGIMAADDRASMHDLLVSNMFAQSRVLAFGRTDAELRADGTDATLTPHLVMPGNRPSTTILAPALTPGVLGQLIALYEHVVFVQGVIWNINAFDQWGVELGKKQARDLYPALAYDEPGGVDPGGVDPSGVDLDSSTAALIARYRTAHARDGSATRG; this is encoded by the coding sequence ATCGACAGGGACATCAGCACCACCGATGAGTGGCGAGCGCTCGAGGCGCTGGCGGCCTCGACGGGCGAGACCACCCTGCGCAGGTTGTTCGACCGTGATCCCGACCGCGGGACACGACTGGGCGTGACGGCAGGCGATCTCTACGTCGACCTGTCCAAGAACCTGGTCACCGATGAGGTCGTCACCGCGCTCCTCGGCCTCGCGCGCGTCGCGGACCTGCCGGGCCGCCGCGCGGCCATGTTCCGCGGCGACCGCATCAACACCCCCGAAGACCGTGCCGTCCTCCACACGGCTCTCCGACGAGACGCCGATGACACGCTGACCCAGGATGGTCGCGACGTGATCGTCGACGTCCACGAGACTCTCCGGACGATGACCGCCTTCGCCGAGCGGGTCCGGAGCGGGGAATGGACCGGGTACACCGGCAAGAGGATCACCACCGTGCTCAACATCGGGATCGGCGGATCGGATCTCGGACCCGCGATGGTCGACCGGGCCCTGCGCCCCCTGCAGACCGCCGGGATCACCGCCCACTACGTGTCGAACGTCGACCCCCGCGACCTCGACTCCACCCTGGCCGAAATCGACCCCGAGACCACCCTGGTGATCGTCGCCTCCAAGACGTTCACCACCCAGGAGACCCTCGCGAACGCCCACGCCGCCCGTCGATGGTTTCTCGATCGCCTCGGCGCGGAGGACGCCGTCGCCGCGCACTTCGTCGCGGTCTCGACCGCGTCCGACGAGGTGGCTGCGTTCGGCATCGCCGAGGAGGCGGTGTTCGGGTTCTGGGACTGGGTCGGTGGCCGCTTCTCGGTGGGGTCCGCGATCGGGCTCAGCTGCATGATCACCCTCGGGCCCGGGGTCTTCACCGAGTTCCTGGAGGGCATGAGCACGATCGACGAGCACTTCGCCACCGCGGCGGACGATCGCAACGCGCCACTGCTCATGGGGCTACTGGGCGTCTGGTACACGACCTTCCTGGGTGCCCAGACCAAGGCCGTCATCCCCTACGCACACGATCTCGCCCGCTTTCCCGCGTACCTCCAGCAGCTGACCATGGAATCGTTGGGCAAATCGGCCCGCCTCGACGGTTCCCCGGTGGGCTACCCCACCGGGGAGATCTACTGGGGTGAACCCGGGACGAACGGTCAGCACGCGTTCTTCCAATTGCTGCACCAGGGCACCCACCTCGTCCCCGTCGACTTCATCGGGCTCGCCCGCCCCGCGGGCGGGATCATGGCGGCCGACGACCGCGCCTCCATGCACGACCTGCTCGTGAGCAACATGTTCGCCCAGTCCCGGGTGCTCGCGTTCGGCCGGACCGACGCCGAACTGCGGGCCGACGGCACCGACGCCACGCTCACCCCTCACCTGGTGATGCCCGGAAACCGTCCCTCGACCACGATCCTCGCGCCCGCCCTGACCCCCGGCGTGCTCGGACAACTCATCGCTCTGTACGAACACGTGGTCTTTGTCCAGGGGGTCATCTGGAACATCAACGCCTTCGACCAGTGGGGGGTCGAACTGGGGAAGAAGCAGGCCCGCGACCTGTACCCGGCACTCGCCTACGACGAACCCGGAGGCGTCGACCCAGGCGGAGTCGACCCAAGCGGAGTCGACCTGGATTCCTCCACCGCGGCCCTCATCGCCCGCTACCGGACGGCTCACGCCCGTGACGGGTCGGCGACGCGTGGCTAA
- a CDS encoding NAD(P)/FAD-dependent oxidoreductase produces MAFTLPESQIPLDIDFDPDHLRQRFEADKQARLRKDQLAQFQGLEDVLEVDDSDPFSDPITREPVTEELDTLVLGGGFGGLTAGAYLTQNGVENFRIVEYGGDFGGTWYWNRYPGVQCDIESHIYMPLLEETGYIPSQRYADGSEIFEHAQRIGRHYDLYGKTYFQTRATHAQWDEQSRRWEVTTDRGDRFRTRVLMRSNGALTKPQLPKVPGIGDFEGTIFHTSRWDYDYTGGSASGNLENLRDKRVAVVGTGATGVQVVPYLGQDAKELVVVQRTPSVVQPRNNRKTDPQWAESLRPGWQYERHDNFNGIISGHEVDGNLVDDGWTHLFPQLTGQPLVDSPVGELPEADQALVAELADMKLLMGAHQRVDSIVTDPATADKLKPWFGYMCKRPCFNDEYLQTFNRPNVTLAASPTGIDGITATGIVVAGTHYEVDCIIFATGFETGSGPAGIYGYDVIGRGGHSMQDHFSEGARTYHGFFTHGFPNFVELGMSQTAYYVNFVYMLDRKARHAARLVKHLLDNDLGTFEPTAEAEADWVAEVRRSNEPREAYWGACTPGYYNGQGEVSKAVFRDVYNSSEIDFWNMIEDWWNSGRFEGLVFESSRTSVPVA; encoded by the coding sequence ATGGCTTTCACCCTCCCCGAGTCCCAGATCCCCCTCGACATCGATTTCGACCCCGACCACCTCCGCCAGCGCTTCGAGGCGGACAAGCAGGCCCGACTGCGCAAGGATCAACTGGCTCAGTTCCAGGGCCTCGAGGATGTCCTCGAGGTGGACGACAGTGACCCGTTCTCCGACCCGATCACCCGCGAGCCGGTCACCGAGGAGCTCGACACCCTCGTCCTGGGTGGCGGGTTCGGGGGGCTGACCGCCGGTGCCTACCTCACGCAGAACGGCGTCGAGAACTTCCGGATCGTCGAGTACGGCGGCGACTTCGGCGGCACCTGGTACTGGAACCGCTACCCGGGCGTGCAGTGCGACATCGAATCGCACATCTACATGCCGCTGCTCGAGGAAACCGGGTACATCCCCAGCCAGCGCTACGCCGACGGCTCCGAGATCTTCGAGCACGCCCAGCGCATCGGTCGACACTACGACCTCTACGGCAAGACCTACTTCCAGACCCGCGCCACCCACGCGCAGTGGGACGAGCAGTCCCGGCGCTGGGAGGTCACCACCGACCGCGGCGACCGGTTCCGCACCCGCGTCCTCATGCGCTCCAACGGCGCGCTGACCAAGCCGCAGCTGCCCAAGGTGCCCGGCATCGGCGACTTCGAGGGCACGATCTTCCACACGAGCCGCTGGGACTACGACTACACCGGCGGGTCGGCATCCGGGAACCTCGAGAACCTGCGGGACAAGCGCGTCGCCGTGGTGGGCACCGGCGCCACCGGCGTGCAGGTGGTGCCCTACCTCGGGCAGGACGCCAAGGAGTTGGTGGTGGTGCAGCGCACGCCGAGCGTCGTGCAACCGCGCAACAACCGCAAGACCGACCCGCAGTGGGCCGAGTCGCTCCGGCCCGGTTGGCAGTACGAGCGGCACGACAACTTCAACGGGATCATCTCCGGGCACGAGGTGGACGGGAACCTGGTCGACGACGGCTGGACCCACCTGTTCCCGCAGTTGACCGGCCAGCCCCTGGTCGACAGTCCCGTCGGTGAGCTCCCGGAGGCGGACCAGGCGCTGGTAGCCGAGCTCGCGGACATGAAGCTGCTCATGGGTGCCCACCAGCGGGTCGACTCGATCGTCACGGATCCCGCGACCGCCGACAAGCTCAAGCCGTGGTTCGGGTACATGTGCAAGCGGCCGTGCTTCAACGACGAGTACCTGCAGACCTTCAACCGGCCCAACGTCACCCTGGCCGCGTCGCCGACCGGGATCGACGGGATCACCGCCACGGGAATCGTCGTGGCGGGCACGCACTACGAGGTCGACTGCATCATCTTCGCCACCGGCTTCGAGACCGGGTCCGGCCCGGCCGGCATCTACGGCTACGACGTGATCGGGCGCGGCGGCCACTCGATGCAGGACCACTTCTCCGAGGGCGCCCGGACCTACCACGGGTTCTTCACCCACGGCTTCCCGAACTTCGTCGAGTTGGGGATGTCGCAGACCGCCTACTACGTCAACTTCGTCTACATGCTCGACCGCAAGGCGCGGCACGCCGCGCGACTGGTCAAGCACCTGCTGGACAACGACCTCGGCACCTTCGAGCCCACCGCGGAGGCCGAGGCCGACTGGGTCGCGGAGGTGCGCCGGTCGAACGAGCCGCGTGAGGCCTACTGGGGTGCGTGCACCCCGGGGTATTACAACGGCCAGGGCGAGGTGTCCAAAGCCGTGTTCCGCGACGTGTACAACTCGTCCGAGATCGACTTCTGGAACATGATCGAGGACTGGTGGAACTCGGGCCGCTTCGAGGGCCTGGTGTTCGAGTCGTCCCGCACTTCGGTCCCCGTGGCCTGA